Within the Meleagris gallopavo isolate NT-WF06-2002-E0010 breed Aviagen turkey brand Nicholas breeding stock unplaced genomic scaffold, Turkey_5.1 ChrUn_random_7180001921687, whole genome shotgun sequence genome, the region CACACTGCACAGACACTATTTTGCTGCCTTCATACTTCAGCTGCAAATCCTTCATCTCTTCTTGTTTCTCCTTGCTCGGAATTTTCCTGGAGAGTATTGCAATACATCCTCCTCCATTCGCTGCTATAAATTTCACAGTTTCAAAGCCAAGGCCAGTGAGCCCCCCAGCTACTACGTAAACAGCATTCGGCTTAAATATCTTCTTCTCAGTTTCATACAGTGGGATATCTGAAAGAACAGGGATgtccttctgctttctcagtaCAGCAAGTGGGACAGATCTGCAGGTAAAAGAGCACATCACagactgcagcctttcaaaGTTCTCAGTTTGCTGGAAGACAGAGCCTGGAAGATGTCTAAACCGTTTCATATCTAAAGAACCAATCCACACTTGCACAGCCTTTTGGAGTTCCTTCAGAGATGCCTTCTGGAAGATACTGCTAAGGATGAGGATATGAAAGCTGATATTTTCATGATCAAGTCCACTGATGTTCTGAATACATTCCGATTGCTGATGGCCACATACTATCACCACATCTTTCAGACAGTACATGTGTGCCAGATCTTCCTGGGATAGTCTGCCTACTGGAGGAAGAACAACAAGGGCATTGCATGCATTTATATGCTGCAACATATCAGGAGTGGGCCTTGCAAGTACTGTTTTCCAGCCCacctcttctgctgccacagaaaGAACACGGCATAAGACCGATGATGGTTCTGTAGAAATAATACCCAAAGTTCTGCCGTGCTTCCCCTTGGGTAACCTCTGATTTAAGATCTCCCATGCAATGATGAAGTAGGACACACAAGGGACGCTCTGAAAGCACGGAaatttctttacatttaaaCAAACTGTTCCCGGGACCTGAATTCTGGATGATGCAGCTGCCGGATAACACGAAACCACGTGATCACCCACTTTAACCTTTTTCACAGCTGTGCCTATTGCTGTGACTGTGCCACTGAAATCAAGAGCTAAAAGTCTGTGTTTGTCTGCTGCTTGGGAATTCCAGTAGAGTGTATTACCAAAGTTACGACTAGAAACACTAATGGGAAAATAATCTTCAGAGTGGATACATATCTTGTCCACTTGAATCTCAACACTTTGATTTTCCAGCGGAGTAGCAGTGCTGGTGGATAGTTCAGCGGACAAGTCTTTTGCTGAGTACGGATCGGCAGTGTACAAAGTGAATGTTTCTGAATTCTGGAGAGACCTTACATGCTGGCTGTAATCTTCATCTACAAAAGGAGTGCGTTTGATTTCAGATGCATAAATTCTTCCTTGGCTGATGTAGACTTCCGGATAATCCTTACCTCTGTATTTGACAAGGACATCTGATAATGCTGAGATGTCCAGGGAGCTGGAAGAGCTGAGGTCAATTATCTGAAACGTGATTTCTGGAACTTCAACAACACAAGTTCTGGTCATGCCCTGCAATGCAAACCCACAGTTAATGTGGtctacatttctttctgttgttctgtAGCTGATCACTCGGACTGAACAGTGAGAACTTTTCTCTCTTAACGCCACGATAACTTGGCGATAGGCTTCACAACACTTGGAGAGCTGGTCGACAACTTTACTTGGGAACTCTTCATTCACCTTTTGAATTCCCCACAGGAAGAGAACGTCATCGTAATCCTCAACTTCTGCTTTCATCTTATTCCCTGCGTGGACTTCCAAGAGGGATTCCCAGTCTTCATACATAACATATCTGGAATCAGgatgcaaatattttctgagcTGCTCAGCTATCCCAAAATTTGTCAGCAAAACACCAGGACTCTAGGCACTGCTTCTACATGACCAATCATCTTTGACGGAGAAAACTTCTGACCACTTGTTTTCAAAACATGAACTCATTGTCTCTGGAAGACACTGGTTTCATGAAAGTGATGGCAACACGCTTGAGTTCAGCCAAAAACGGACCCCAATGTTTGTCCATGAAGCATCCACAGACCTCAAAAGCAGTTCCCAATGGATTTGCTTGTTCTCATATATATCATCATTTCTTCCTCCAGAGGTCGCAGCGCCACCAGGCTGCCTATCCCTGAAGGAAAGCCTGCTCTGGACTGCCGCGTGCTCGAGATCATGACAGCAGTCATCTGCATAAAACAGTCCAGCAGCACCGGGTGGATACAGTAGCTGTACATCTCTCTGAGAGTCTCCTTGTTCACTTTGATGCTTGTTATAGCTTCCTTTAGTTCCTGGCAATAATGCACATCCCTGAGCTGCCTGAATATGGAGCCATACTGAAAGCCAATCTGAGACAGTGCTTCATAGACCTTCTCTGTGCTAATCACTGACGTGCATCTGTGATAGACCTCTTGGAAGGAGATGGTGCTTTCTTCCACAACAGCCTCAGGCACCTTTCTAACTTGGCCTGAAGCATAAACTGCGTTGGAGGAAGAGAGTATCTCAAAGGCTGTCGCTGCTTTTTGTGGACTCAGCTTGATATTCAAGACTTGGGAACTCTGTGCGAGAACACACGGCGCTGAAAAACTGATGCTCATCTGGCAAGCACTCAGAGGCATTTTAGGTCCTGAGCTGCTCATCACACAAGCCAGACCAAGCTCCACATAAAAAGCACCAGGAACTAAAGCCACACCATTATTCTTGTGCTCATATAAGTAGGATGTGGTGTCCTGGGAGAGCAGGCAGCCAAACTGCGTGTTGTCACTGTTGATGACATAAATCAAAGGATGACCAGAGCCAACGTCTCTTTGGTTTGCTTGTTGACGGGTATCCAGAGAGGCCACAGCTCTTTGACGATCAAATTGATACCGTGGAATGGTCACTGGAACACTTTGATATCCATCATAAAAGTGCTGCCAGTTGGGATTATAGCCCAATTCAAACAGATTTCCTACCAAACTAAAGAGTGCCTGATACTCTGCATCAGACTGCAAAGAAGGGAAAACCTTAGTGACTTTCCCTAGAGTCTCTTTTATATTTCGCTGCAATGTTCTATGAGGACTTATTTCAACAAACACCACATTTTCCCTGTCTCTAGCTGCAGTTTCTATGGCTTGAGTGAAAGCAACTGGCTCACGAGTATGCTGGGCCCAGAATTTGCCACGAG harbors:
- the LOC100540945 gene encoding LOW QUALITY PROTEIN: highly reducing polyketide synthase cnsI-like (The sequence of the model RefSeq protein was modified relative to this genomic sequence to represent the inferred CDS: inserted 1 base in 1 codon; deleted 5 bases in 4 codons): MKMETGDEIAIVGIACNFPGGEGIDNFWKVLEEGKNCTVEIPPERFNTEEWYDPDSNKPGKMYTTRAALLNEFNAFDNHLFGINNVEAESMDPQQKLLLECTYKALEDAGVPVEAISGTKTGVFVGLMNRDFQILRSKSVSEINHYAGTGSAMSIAANRISFTFNLTGPSLTIDTACSSFLFALHYALRAIKSGDCEAAICGGVNSIIDPLTFVSLSKAKMISPDGMSKPFSKKADGYGRGEGCGVVFLKPLKKAMEDHSKIWGVINVSAVNQNGRSITPITRPSQIEQEKLLRSVYEDHVDPSVVQYIEAHGTGTAAGDPTEAESLGNVICRNRPSQVPALKIGSVKGNIGHTESAAGAAGLIKVLLMMHHGKIVPSLHYSKEMSSIDTEKLNLAIPTVVEPWEDSGEYGRVAGINCFGFGGTNAHVVVRQVKQPEPLPAFKRPLELVLLSAASAKSLQMTMADTAAHLSTRNRVTLPSLAYTSACRRSHVNHRYRKAFVANSLQHLQQEVMSAASTDFTTSKVEPQLVFVFCGNGVTLKEFSEALLSSEPVFRDKCKEIEALFQKHAPISLLPARGRSSKELLNPELSQPMLFALQVALASLLKYWGIKPVAAVGHSVGEIAAAHFAGYLSLADAVKVIYHRSRLQAKTARGGMLVVGNIPVQEIAEHLHRYSGRVCIAAFNSPVSCTLSGNPDDVDLVQKDLAEAFSHRNIFLHVLNVPAAYHSPSMDVILGELEQSIEPXEKQKGDVEVISTLTGAAASTNDFTRGKFWAQHTREPVAFTQAIETAARDRENVVFVEISPHRTLQRNIKETLGKVTKVFPSLQSDAEYQALFSLVGNLFELGYNPNWQHFYDGYQSVPVTIPRYQFDRQRAVASLDTRQQANQRDVGSGHPLIYVINSDNTQFGCLLSQDTTSYLYEHKNNGVALVPGAFYVELGLACVMSSSGPKMPLSACQMSISFSAPCVLAQSSQVLNIKLSPQKAATAFEILSSSNAVYASGQVRKVPEAVVEESTISFQEVYHRCTSVISTEKVYEALSQIGFQYGSIFRQLRDVHYCQELKEAITSIKVNKETLREMYSYCIHPVLLDCFMQMTAVMISSTRQSRAGFPSGIGSLVALRPLEEEMMIYMRTSKSIGNCFEVCGCFMDKHWGPFLAELKRVAITFMKPVSSRDNEFMFENKWSEVSPSKMIGHVEAVPRVLVFCTNFGIAEQLRKYLHPDSRYVMYEDWESLLEVHAGNKMKAEVEDYDDVLFLWGIQKVNEEFPSKVVDQLSKCCEAYRQVIVALREKSSHCSVRVISYRTTERNVDHINCGFALQGMTRTCVVEVPEITFQIIDLSSSSSLDISALSDVLVKYRGKDYPEVYISQGRIYASEIKRTPFVDEDYSQHVRSLQNSETFTLYTADPYSAKDLSAELSTSTATPLENQSVEIQVDKICIHSEDYFPISVSSRNFGNTLYWNSQAADKHRLLALDFSGTVTAIGTAVKKVKVGDHVVSCYPAAASSRIQVPGTVCLNVKKFPCFQSVPCVSYFIIAWEILNQRLPKGKHGRTLGIISTEPSSVLCRVLSVAAEEVGWKTVLARPTPDMLQHINACNALVVLPPVGRLSQEDLAHMYCLKDVVIVCGHQQSECIQNISGLDHENISFHILILSSIFQKASLKELQKAVQVWIGSLDMKRFRHLPGSVFQQTENFERLQSVMCSFTCRSVPLAVLRKQKDIPVLSDIPLYETEKKIFKPNAVYVVAGGLTGLGFETVKFIAANGGGCIAILSRKIPSKEKQEEMKDLQLKYEGSKIVSVQCDITLTSDVEEAFQIIVKLFEGCPIKGVFQSAVVLHDGRLEVLKFADFQRVLSPKVAGTLNLHRATRGQQLDYFVCYSSVTSFLGNSTQANYAAANSFLDVFCLYRRNCGLSGQSINWGALNLGV